The proteins below are encoded in one region of Methanoculleus taiwanensis:
- a CDS encoding SDR family oxidoreductase — MAGRLEGEIAVVTGSDSGIRHATAVAFAREGADDVAVTIHNDVEGAERTANEVREHGRRAALAPLDQRDPARVGELFRRVTEELGTTTILVNDAGIDSTGRHAGKNRQGTIINVTSVHQEVPRAGAAGYCAAKGGLRNLTRCLSLELAESNITVKNIAPGMVLTPFNQPAIDDPEILKEQVASIPQKRAAEPEEITRVAVFLASREADYIHGTTVYVDGGLIQNMGQGA; from the coding sequence ATGGCGGGAAGACTGGAAGGAGAGATAGCGGTCGTCACCGGTTCCGACTCCGGGATCAGGCACGCGACCGCCGTGGCATTCGCACGCGAAGGTGCGGATGATGTGGCCGTCACCATTCATAACGACGTCGAAGGAGCCGAGAGGACGGCAAATGAGGTGCGTGAACACGGCCGCCGTGCCGCACTCGCCCCCCTCGACCAGAGAGACCCGGCACGTGTCGGGGAGCTCTTCCGCCGGGTGACCGAAGAACTCGGCACCACGACGATCCTCGTCAACGACGCCGGGATCGACTCCACCGGCAGGCATGCCGGGAAGAACCGGCAGGGCACGATCATCAACGTCACGAGCGTCCACCAGGAGGTCCCGCGGGCCGGGGCGGCAGGCTACTGTGCGGCCAAAGGCGGTCTCCGGAACCTCACCCGGTGCCTGTCACTCGAACTCGCCGAGAGCAACATCACCGTCAAGAATATCGCGCCGGGGATGGTGCTGACGCCGTTCAACCAGCCTGCAATCGACGATCCGGAGATCCTCAAGGAACAGGTAGCTTCGATACCCCAGAAACGAGCGGCCGAGCCGGAGGAGATCACGAGAGTGGCGGTCTTCCTTGCTTCAAGGGAGGCGGACTACATTCACGGCACCACGGTCTACGTCGACGGCGGGCTGATCCAGAATATGGGGCAGGGAGCATGA
- a CDS encoding NosD domain-containing protein has product MQTTLRHVTLCCIAFFLVAVPVTAADWYVSPTGDDANDGSEPAPWISICYAVGNTGVADGDTIHLAAGTYYESNITVNKSLSLAGAEGGLTVIDGMKKGRVLIVDTPAGCGFIEDLTVYNGSTAYGPGGGICLLNGTLTIDRCTLANNGVNMRGDGGGVYVRCGNMTIAHSGITDNIAIRGGGVFLQDGAMTLSECTLSGNDALYGAGFYQRYGASTITGCALTNNTGLPLKNGPPPLGGGVNMWSGSLALSRCTFTGNAADSGGGVYQHDGILSITECTITENSATGSSEGVYGSGGGVYQFGGILTVTGCTLTGNVAEHMGGGFHQWYGVINAPHSQAEITDCVIAGNTADLGGGIFHNGGALEIDGCNISENAASQGGGVYQHAESLILSGSVIAGNTADQCDGVLHYGGFLSLFDCILCNDVNFEYQGGTAVLNTTVTTSTNILGGLYLGGNYWSNPSGTGYSDLCTDTDGDGFCDTPYTVSGITDLLPLTPLPAFSVPTPAIAPVLIPVNTDGSPGWGESATLSVVETGSDVSSVTVNLTPLGGMPSVVMAKGTGQNRALSVSSAVPSPFLNGSYQPVTLYVTATGTDGNPKMTVGIPLTVVRNGDVNEDGRTTLYDAIYIARHTLRINGSLEMYESVGDVDGDGTVQLTDAAYLARHVLAIPGYDPLH; this is encoded by the coding sequence ATGCAGACAACTCTCAGGCACGTCACACTCTGCTGTATCGCGTTCTTTCTCGTTGCGGTCCCGGTCACCGCGGCCGACTGGTACGTGAGCCCGACGGGCGACGACGCGAATGACGGTTCGGAACCCGCTCCCTGGATCTCGATCTGCTACGCGGTCGGCAACACCGGCGTCGCTGATGGTGATACCATCCATCTCGCAGCCGGAACTTACTATGAATCGAATATCACCGTGAATAAGAGCCTCAGTCTCGCCGGTGCCGAGGGGGGTCTGACGGTTATCGATGGGATGAAAAAGGGCAGAGTGCTTATTGTCGATACTCCCGCGGGATGCGGGTTCATCGAGGATCTGACTGTTTATAACGGCAGTACGGCGTACGGTCCCGGAGGGGGTATCTGCCTCTTGAACGGCACCCTGACGATTGACCGTTGCACGCTCGCGAACAACGGGGTGAACATGCGGGGTGACGGTGGCGGCGTCTACGTGCGTTGCGGCAATATGACCATTGCACACTCCGGCATCACCGACAATATTGCCATACGGGGGGGTGGCGTCTTCCTGCAGGACGGCGCCATGACCCTCTCGGAGTGCACGCTATCGGGGAATGATGCTCTGTACGGTGCAGGGTTCTATCAGCGGTACGGTGCGTCGACCATCACCGGGTGCGCCCTCACCAACAATACGGGACTCCCACTCAAGAACGGCCCGCCCCCCCTGGGCGGGGGAGTGAATATGTGGAGCGGCAGTCTTGCCCTCTCCCGATGCACGTTCACCGGGAACGCAGCCGATTCGGGTGGAGGTGTCTACCAGCACGACGGCATCCTTTCCATAACCGAGTGCACAATCACCGAAAACAGCGCTACCGGGAGTAGTGAGGGCGTCTACGGAAGTGGTGGGGGGGTGTACCAGTTCGGGGGCATCCTGACCGTCACCGGGTGTACACTCACCGGCAACGTAGCGGAACATATGGGTGGCGGGTTTCACCAGTGGTACGGCGTGATTAATGCGCCGCACTCTCAAGCAGAGATCACCGACTGCGTCATAGCGGGGAACACCGCCGATCTGGGCGGCGGAATCTTTCACAACGGCGGCGCTCTTGAGATCGACGGCTGCAACATCTCAGAGAACGCTGCCTCCCAGGGTGGAGGCGTTTACCAGCACGCCGAGTCCCTTATCCTTTCCGGGTCCGTGATCGCCGGGAACACTGCGGACCAATGTGATGGCGTTCTCCACTATGGTGGGTTCCTCTCTCTCTTCGACTGCATCCTGTGCAACGACGTCAATTTCGAGTATCAGGGAGGTACCGCGGTGCTGAACACCACCGTCACCACGTCGACCAATATCCTCGGGGGACTCTATCTCGGCGGTAACTACTGGAGCAATCCTTCAGGGACGGGGTACTCGGATCTCTGCACCGATACTGACGGTGACGGGTTCTGCGACACTCCCTATACCGTTTCCGGAATTACCGATCTGCTGCCGCTCACTCCTCTCCCCGCATTCTCCGTTCCCACACCGGCGATCGCCCCCGTTCTCATTCCGGTCAACACCGACGGCAGCCCGGGGTGGGGCGAGAGTGCCACACTCTCCGTCGTGGAAACCGGTAGTGACGTATCCTCGGTGACGGTAAACCTCACTCCGCTTGGTGGAATGCCGTCGGTCGTCATGGCGAAGGGGACGGGGCAGAATCGAGCCCTGAGTGTCTCGAGTGCGGTGCCGTCGCCGTTTCTGAACGGCTCCTATCAGCCGGTGACGCTGTATGTCACTGCCACCGGAACCGATGGGAACCCAAAGATGACTGTTGGAATCCCCCTGACGGTGGTCAGAAACGGCGACGTGAACGAGGACGGCCGGACGACGCTGTACGATGCGATCTATATCGCCCGGCATACGCTTCGCATAAACGGATCCCTGGAGATGTATGAGAGTGTTGGTGATGTCGACGGGGATGGTACGGTACAGCTGACCGACGCGGCGTACCTTGCGCGGCATGTCCTTGCCATCCCAGGATACGATCCGTTGCACTGA
- a CDS encoding glycoside hydrolase family 15 protein, with protein MIRPLTLTPYPDLSQIGIVGDGHTAALVTDEGVVEWWCPDRFDAPAVFARLIDAPKGGYFATGLPVHHKISSYYEEGTNILVSDLGTADATVRVTTFMPYPRDGVPLLIRLVSSSGLPIDVAATFAPAFRYGEVRPALERDGESIVAHGDGETLRLFATAAMELGDGRAEATIRFRDGDVHAFVLAYGDGVECPDPRRYAERLLAATRAYWREWSGRCTYTGEHRADVLRSLLSLKLIQYQPGGTFVAAPTLGLPEQPGGERNWDYRYVWLRDGVFIVMAFESTGYTEEADAFRWWLATLLRRDPPEELQPLYTVDHGREVAEQDLDHAEGYRHSRPVHVGNGAGNQFQLDTYGEVMLCFHRAPHLMQSQEGPAIWEALRRLVDWVCENWQRPDAGIWEIRGENYQQVFSKAMAYMAVRRGIEIAADNGFPAPLERWEQVRDEIWAFVNTEGYSDEARAYTQMTERTDADVAMLLFPIVGVTDYNHERFADTVRYIEEQLNEEGYLQRYIIDDNLPGREGAFLPACFWMATVKANQGDIESARDWYARAYRAASPLGLFSEEIDGVGRVMLGNFPQALTHLSHVLAAWALDHAGEEKTDRNVRCG; from the coding sequence ATGATCCGGCCGCTCACCCTCACCCCGTACCCCGACCTCAGCCAGATCGGCATCGTGGGAGACGGGCACACCGCGGCGCTCGTCACGGACGAGGGGGTCGTGGAGTGGTGGTGCCCCGATCGGTTCGACGCCCCGGCCGTCTTTGCCCGTCTCATCGACGCCCCGAAAGGCGGCTACTTCGCGACCGGGCTTCCCGTGCACCACAAGATATCTTCGTACTACGAGGAGGGGACGAACATTCTCGTCTCTGACCTCGGAACGGCCGACGCCACCGTCCGGGTCACGACGTTCATGCCGTACCCGCGGGATGGGGTTCCGCTCCTGATCCGACTGGTCTCCTCGAGCGGTCTTCCAATCGACGTCGCCGCCACGTTTGCCCCGGCATTCCGGTACGGCGAGGTACGGCCTGCCCTGGAGCGGGACGGGGAGAGTATTGTTGCCCACGGAGACGGCGAAACCCTCCGGCTCTTTGCGACGGCGGCGATGGAGCTCGGAGACGGGCGGGCCGAAGCGACGATCCGGTTCAGAGACGGTGACGTCCACGCATTCGTCCTCGCCTACGGCGACGGGGTGGAGTGCCCCGATCCCCGCAGGTATGCCGAGCGCCTGCTCGCGGCGACCCGGGCGTACTGGCGGGAGTGGTCGGGCCGGTGCACCTACACCGGCGAGCACCGTGCCGACGTCCTCCGGAGCCTCCTCTCACTCAAGCTGATCCAGTACCAGCCCGGCGGGACATTCGTCGCCGCCCCTACGCTCGGGCTCCCCGAACAGCCGGGCGGGGAACGGAACTGGGATTACCGCTACGTCTGGCTCCGCGACGGGGTCTTCATCGTGATGGCGTTCGAGTCGACGGGGTATACCGAGGAGGCCGACGCGTTCCGGTGGTGGCTGGCAACGCTCCTCCGGCGCGATCCTCCCGAGGAACTCCAGCCTCTCTACACCGTCGATCACGGGCGGGAGGTCGCGGAGCAAGACCTCGATCATGCGGAGGGCTACCGGCACTCGCGGCCCGTCCACGTCGGGAACGGTGCGGGCAACCAGTTCCAGCTCGACACCTACGGCGAGGTGATGCTCTGCTTCCACCGGGCGCCGCACCTGATGCAGAGCCAGGAAGGCCCGGCAATATGGGAGGCGCTCCGGCGGCTCGTCGACTGGGTCTGCGAGAACTGGCAGCGGCCCGACGCCGGGATCTGGGAGATTCGGGGCGAGAACTACCAGCAGGTATTCTCAAAAGCGATGGCGTACATGGCCGTCCGCCGCGGGATCGAGATCGCCGCTGATAACGGGTTTCCCGCACCCCTGGAGCGCTGGGAGCAGGTCAGGGACGAGATCTGGGCTTTCGTGAACACCGAAGGCTACAGCGACGAGGCCCGGGCATACACCCAGATGACGGAGCGCACCGATGCGGATGTGGCGATGCTCCTCTTCCCGATCGTCGGGGTGACCGACTACAATCATGAGCGGTTCGCCGACACGGTGCGCTACATCGAGGAGCAGCTCAATGAAGAGGGTTACCTGCAGCGCTACATCATCGACGACAATCTGCCGGGCAGGGAAGGGGCGTTCCTCCCCGCCTGTTTCTGGATGGCGACGGTGAAAGCAAATCAGGGCGATATCGAGAGCGCCCGGGACTGGTACGCACGGGCATACCGCGCCGCAAGCCCGCTCGGCCTCTTTTCGGAGGAGATCGACGGGGTCGGCCGGGTGATGCTCGGCAACTTCCCGCAGGCGCTCACGCACCTTTCGCACGTGCTCGCGGCATGGGCTCTCGATCACGCAGGGGAGGAGAAGACCGACAGGAACGTGCGGTGCGGGTGA
- the cofH gene encoding 5-amino-6-(D-ribitylamino)uracil--L-tyrosine 4-hydroxyphenyl transferase CofH yields the protein MQQLLDDVLAGHRLTESEAAGLMKVRGREVFSIAAAADALREEKVGNLVTYVRNQNIHITNICKNLCGFCSFGKRVGDPEAFCNDREATIEKVMQAVERNVTEVCLLSGVHPDYTLESYVDLIGCVHEVAPQVDIHTASPDEIAWAAKQSGVSTEEAIDRLREAGLGTLQGTAAEILVDEVRQVICPRKCDTATWVRIVKEAHRKGIRSTATIMYGSAESVEDRVRHLSVLREIQDETGGFTELVPLSYLHENTALYRRGLAPAGATGREDILLFAVARLFLDNFDHIQISWGKVGPKMAQIGLLAGGDDLGGTMFCDDVSVTAGGEGADYLDPAEMERIAVDIGRQLVQRTTTYGRV from the coding sequence ATGCAACAGTTACTCGACGACGTCCTGGCTGGCCACCGCCTCACCGAGAGTGAGGCCGCAGGGTTGATGAAGGTTAGAGGCCGCGAGGTCTTTTCGATCGCGGCGGCGGCGGACGCGCTCCGCGAGGAGAAGGTCGGCAACCTCGTAACCTATGTCAGAAACCAGAACATCCACATCACCAATATCTGCAAGAACCTCTGCGGGTTCTGCAGTTTCGGCAAGAGGGTCGGTGACCCGGAGGCATTCTGCAACGACCGCGAGGCGACGATTGAAAAAGTCATGCAGGCCGTGGAGCGGAACGTCACCGAGGTCTGCCTCCTCTCCGGGGTACACCCGGACTACACCCTTGAGTCGTACGTCGACCTGATCGGTTGCGTCCACGAAGTGGCGCCGCAGGTGGATATCCACACCGCGAGCCCCGACGAGATCGCCTGGGCCGCGAAGCAGAGCGGCGTCTCCACCGAAGAGGCGATCGACCGGCTCCGCGAGGCGGGTCTCGGCACCCTGCAGGGGACCGCCGCCGAGATTCTGGTCGACGAGGTGCGGCAGGTGATCTGTCCGCGAAAGTGTGATACCGCGACATGGGTCCGGATCGTGAAAGAAGCGCACCGGAAAGGTATCCGGTCGACCGCGACGATCATGTACGGCTCCGCCGAGAGCGTTGAAGATCGCGTCCGGCACCTTTCCGTTCTCCGTGAGATCCAGGACGAGACCGGCGGCTTCACCGAGCTCGTGCCCCTCTCCTACCTCCACGAGAATACCGCCCTCTACCGCCGCGGGCTTGCCCCTGCCGGAGCGACAGGGCGGGAGGATATCCTCCTCTTCGCGGTCGCCCGGCTCTTCCTCGACAACTTCGATCACATCCAGATCTCTTGGGGCAAGGTCGGGCCGAAGATGGCGCAGATAGGCCTGCTTGCCGGCGGGGACGACCTCGGCGGGACGATGTTCTGCGACGATGTCAGTGTGACCGCCGGCGGCGAAGGCGCCGATTACCTCGACCCCGCGGAGATGGAGCGGATAGCCGTAGATATCGGCCGCCAGCTCGTCCAGCGGACGACGACCTACGGGCGGGTCTGA
- a CDS encoding DUF1328 domain-containing protein, whose amino-acid sequence MVNGLLGLAILFFILALVFAVLGARGIAGISMSIAKWLVIIFIVLAIIALLL is encoded by the coding sequence ATGGTAAACGGTTTACTTGGGCTTGCGATCCTGTTCTTTATTCTGGCACTGGTCTTCGCAGTGCTCGGTGCGCGGGGTATCGCGGGCATATCCATGTCGATAGCAAAGTGGCTGGTGATCATCTTCATTGTGCTTGCCATTATTGCGCTCTTGCTCTAG
- a CDS encoding GIY-YIG nuclease family protein, which translates to MDKGVYCLLFRNRPGEIRVGSLGSVPFAGGWHCYVGSALGSGGLARAERHVRLSRERDRSPRWHVDYLLLDPRFTLSAIVSAPTSRGVECDLARLISECPVPGFGCSDCRCRSHLFWRPENPTEEVTAAFRALGLACRYQNYQERE; encoded by the coding sequence ATGGATAAAGGGGTCTACTGCCTCCTCTTCAGGAACCGCCCCGGGGAGATCCGGGTCGGCAGCCTCGGCTCCGTTCCGTTTGCGGGAGGCTGGCACTGCTACGTCGGGTCGGCCCTCGGAAGCGGCGGCCTTGCCCGGGCGGAGCGGCACGTCCGCCTCTCCCGGGAGCGTGACCGATCGCCCCGCTGGCACGTCGATTACCTGCTTCTCGACCCCCGCTTTACTCTCTCAGCCATCGTCTCCGCCCCGACCAGCCGGGGGGTCGAGTGCGATCTCGCCCGGCTTATCAGCGAGTGTCCGGTCCCCGGATTCGGCTGCAGCGACTGCCGATGCCGATCGCACCTTTTCTGGCGGCCGGAAAACCCGACAGAGGAGGTTACCGCAGCGTTCCGGGCTCTCGGCCTCGCATGCAGGTATCAAAACTATCAAGAACGAGAGTGA
- the cofH gene encoding 5-amino-6-(D-ribitylamino)uracil--L-tyrosine 4-hydroxyphenyl transferase CofH — MRPVSTILDDVLAGHRLTEEEAAVLMKVRGRDVFAIAAAADTLRERIAGDPITYVRNQNINVTNLCVNRCGFCGFSKKPGDEGVYNFGGEVVRAKAAQARERDVTEICTVSGLAPDFSAQSYIDIIGWIREGAPGVHIHASNPMEVAYAAEKSGISTEEVLRELQKAGLGTLCGTAAEILVDEVRQVICPGKIDTKTWIRIVKEAHALGIRSTATIMYGHIETVEDSVRHLAILREIQDETGGFTEFVPLSFIHMNTPIYRAGLARPGATGREDLLMYAVSRLFLDNIRNIQVSWVKLGVKFSQLMLLAGANDLGGTMFEESISKGAGARDTDYLDPGVMQRMAEDLGRPLLQRTTLYERV, encoded by the coding sequence ATGAGACCTGTTTCGACGATCCTCGACGACGTCCTCGCCGGCCACCGTCTGACCGAGGAGGAGGCAGCAGTCCTGATGAAGGTTCGGGGCAGGGACGTCTTTGCGATAGCGGCGGCAGCGGATACGCTCCGGGAACGGATCGCCGGAGATCCGATCACGTACGTCCGGAACCAGAACATCAACGTCACGAACCTCTGCGTCAACAGGTGCGGGTTCTGCGGTTTTTCAAAGAAGCCCGGTGACGAAGGGGTGTATAATTTCGGAGGAGAGGTCGTTCGGGCAAAGGCGGCGCAGGCGCGTGAACGGGACGTGACCGAAATCTGCACGGTGAGCGGCCTCGCCCCTGACTTCTCCGCGCAATCCTATATCGATATCATCGGCTGGATCCGGGAAGGTGCTCCCGGCGTTCACATTCACGCAAGCAACCCGATGGAGGTTGCCTACGCTGCGGAGAAGAGCGGCATCTCCACGGAGGAAGTGCTGCGGGAGCTACAGAAGGCGGGTCTCGGGACGCTCTGCGGGACGGCGGCGGAGATCCTCGTCGACGAGGTGCGGCAGGTGATCTGCCCGGGAAAGATTGATACAAAGACCTGGATAAGGATCGTGAAGGAGGCGCACGCACTCGGCATCCGTTCGACCGCGACGATCATGTACGGCCATATCGAGACCGTGGAAGATAGCGTCCGGCATCTCGCGATCCTCCGGGAGATACAGGACGAGACGGGAGGGTTCACCGAATTTGTCCCGCTTTCCTTCATCCATATGAACACCCCCATCTACCGGGCGGGGCTCGCCCGCCCCGGCGCTACGGGCAGGGAAGACCTCCTGATGTACGCGGTTTCCCGGCTCTTTCTCGATAATATCAGGAACATCCAGGTCTCCTGGGTGAAACTCGGGGTCAAGTTCTCTCAGCTCATGCTCCTTGCCGGCGCAAACGACCTTGGCGGTACGATGTTCGAGGAGAGCATTTCGAAAGGCGCCGGGGCGCGGGACACCGACTATCTCGACCCCGGGGTGATGCAGCGGATGGCCGAAGACCTTGGACGGCCGCTCCTGCAGCGGACGACGCTCTACGAGCGGGTCTGA
- a CDS encoding signal peptidase I yields MSASTRLQSISAAIRRLRTSTHPAASLARDLVWVVAVVGGIALLLYLVAGTWPAVVTIESESMVPHMNVGDLVLVVDEDRYGQLTTWTEGNRTGYTSFGDYGDVIIYRPNGAEDVHPIIHRAMAYADEKSIAGSPLAQYYADPHGGYITKGDNNPVIDQGTYFQGIGVVEPVRKEWIVGKALFAVPLIGYIPLHIVEFAILVIVVILIHDFVLGRRKSDE; encoded by the coding sequence ATGTCAGCGTCTACCCGGCTGCAGAGCATCTCGGCAGCCATACGGAGACTCCGGACGAGTACCCATCCGGCGGCGTCCCTGGCGCGGGATCTCGTCTGGGTCGTGGCGGTCGTCGGCGGTATAGCCCTCCTCCTCTACCTTGTGGCGGGAACGTGGCCTGCCGTGGTTACGATCGAGTCGGAGAGCATGGTGCCGCATATGAACGTCGGCGACCTGGTGCTGGTCGTGGACGAGGACCGCTACGGGCAGCTCACTACCTGGACTGAAGGGAACCGGACGGGATATACGTCGTTTGGCGATTACGGAGACGTTATTATCTACCGCCCGAACGGGGCGGAGGACGTCCACCCGATCATCCACCGCGCGATGGCCTATGCCGACGAGAAGAGCATCGCGGGTTCACCCCTGGCACAGTACTATGCCGATCCGCACGGCGGCTACATCACCAAAGGCGACAACAACCCGGTGATAGACCAGGGAACGTACTTCCAGGGGATCGGTGTGGTCGAACCCGTCAGAAAGGAGTGGATCGTCGGAAAAGCCCTCTTCGCTGTCCCGCTCATCGGTTATATCCCCCTGCATATCGTTGAATTTGCCATCCTCGTCATCGTTGTCATCCTCATCCACGACTTCGTGCTTGGGAGGCGAAAGAGCGATGAATAA
- a CDS encoding tetratricopeptide repeat protein — protein sequence MGILDAFFGSSPEALIGQGRAYAGKGAYEDALRCFDEALGLDPKATAAWYEKGCALTDLDRHREALQCLYTVVRNDPKHTGAWNRMGLAHRELGSREDALQCFEKAARIAPEDADAWNNMGLVLMEMGRNDDALRCFKKDLAITPGSAASWYRKADALRALGRYEDAIECYSSYLDLCPKDGSAWVRLGCTLRTVHRYAEAVSCFDRAIRIDRGNAGAWNDRGVTLKKAGDTRQALRSFDRSLKADPENAVVWANKALVLHDLGRAEEAADCYLHALGLDPENVDLLYRLGTTYDGLGQWSEALAYYTRYLKVRSGNGYAWLRTGIAFQQEGDHAMALRCFKRALSIDGNDADAWHHRGLTHQSLGEEAKAEACFRKAREAMLKY from the coding sequence ATGGGCATTCTGGATGCATTCTTCGGGTCGAGTCCGGAGGCTCTGATCGGCCAGGGACGCGCGTATGCCGGAAAGGGGGCGTATGAAGATGCGCTCCGCTGTTTTGACGAGGCGCTCGGCCTCGACCCGAAGGCGACCGCGGCGTGGTATGAGAAAGGCTGCGCCCTCACGGATCTCGACCGGCACCGCGAGGCGCTCCAGTGCCTCTATACCGTCGTCAGGAACGACCCGAAGCATACGGGAGCCTGGAACAGGATGGGGCTTGCTCACCGGGAGCTCGGGAGTCGGGAGGACGCCCTGCAGTGCTTCGAGAAGGCCGCCCGGATCGCCCCCGAGGATGCCGACGCCTGGAACAATATGGGCCTGGTCCTGATGGAGATGGGGAGGAACGACGATGCTCTCCGCTGCTTTAAGAAGGACCTCGCCATCACTCCCGGGAGTGCGGCGTCGTGGTATCGGAAAGCAGATGCTCTTCGGGCTCTCGGCCGCTACGAAGACGCGATCGAGTGTTATTCATCGTACCTCGATCTCTGCCCGAAGGACGGAAGTGCGTGGGTCCGCCTTGGGTGTACCCTCCGGACGGTGCACCGTTACGCGGAGGCCGTCTCCTGCTTCGACCGTGCGATCAGGATCGACCGCGGCAATGCCGGTGCCTGGAACGACAGGGGCGTCACCCTCAAGAAGGCCGGGGATACCCGGCAGGCGCTCCGGTCTTTTGACCGCTCGCTGAAGGCCGATCCAGAGAACGCCGTTGTATGGGCGAACAAAGCCCTGGTTCTCCACGATCTTGGCCGGGCGGAGGAGGCTGCCGACTGCTATCTGCACGCCCTTGGGCTCGACCCTGAGAACGTTGATCTCCTCTACCGGCTTGGAACGACCTATGACGGCCTCGGGCAGTGGAGCGAGGCGCTCGCGTACTATACCCGGTACCTAAAGGTCAGATCCGGGAACGGCTACGCCTGGCTCCGCACAGGTATTGCCTTCCAGCAGGAGGGCGATCACGCCATGGCGCTCCGCTGTTTCAAGAGGGCGCTTTCTATCGACGGAAACGACGCCGATGCCTGGCACCATCGGGGTCTTACGCACCAGAGCCTCGGGGAAGAGGCGAAGGCGGAGGCGTGCTTCCGGAAGGCACGCGAAGCGATGCTGAAGTACTGA
- a CDS encoding YunC family protein, translating into MQQEMMHERIRLAYKDAYSYVIPIGSVKLMAVVTETGMIGTVGFDIEAIENLGVPAAVVHAGEGMAIESIDDLLDGEVKAANLHAVQHRVEVGMSGREALNRM; encoded by the coding sequence ATGCAGCAGGAGATGATGCACGAGCGTATCAGGCTCGCCTATAAAGACGCGTACAGCTACGTCATCCCGATAGGGTCAGTAAAACTGATGGCGGTCGTCACCGAGACCGGGATGATCGGGACGGTGGGGTTCGATATCGAAGCGATCGAGAATCTCGGGGTTCCCGCAGCGGTCGTGCACGCCGGAGAAGGGATGGCGATTGAGAGCATCGACGACCTCCTCGACGGTGAGGTCAAGGCGGCCAACCTGCATGCGGTCCAGCACCGTGTCGAGGTTGGCATGAGCGGCAGAGAGGCCCTGAACAGAATGTAA
- a CDS encoding MBL fold metallo-hydrolase — protein MPVRWITSGAQAANSFVYGNILIDAGVPPMALEAYKDRIETIILTHCHYDHTAYAAEIARLCNATLCIHELDAPGLLEDARSLAMLFGARTKGIVPDRTLTNGEMVGSLEVIHTPGHTPGCISLYDREKRILFSGDTVFTGGSFGRYDFPGGDRIALAASLERLAALPVDALYPGHGEPVTSGGERHIAAARELMKTYG, from the coding sequence ATGCCAGTCCGGTGGATAACGAGCGGCGCACAGGCTGCCAATTCATTTGTATACGGAAATATCCTCATCGATGCAGGCGTCCCCCCGATGGCGCTCGAAGCGTATAAGGACCGGATCGAGACGATCATCCTCACGCACTGCCACTACGACCATACCGCGTATGCAGCCGAAATTGCCAGGCTCTGCAACGCAACGCTCTGCATCCACGAACTCGACGCACCGGGACTCCTCGAGGATGCGCGGAGCCTCGCCATGCTCTTCGGGGCACGAACGAAGGGCATCGTCCCGGACCGCACCCTCACGAACGGCGAGATGGTCGGGAGTCTCGAAGTCATTCATACGCCCGGGCACACGCCCGGGTGCATTTCGCTCTACGATCGGGAGAAACGAATCCTCTTCTCGGGCGATACCGTCTTTACCGGCGGCTCGTTCGGCAGGTATGACTTCCCGGGCGGCGATCGGATCGCGCTTGCAGCATCCCTTGAGCGGCTCGCCGCCCTACCCGTCGACGCCCTCTACCCCGGGCACGGTGAACCGGTCACGAGCGGCGGAGAGCGGCATATCGCCGCCGCCCGCGAGCTCATGAAGACCTATGGATAA
- a CDS encoding flavodoxin family protein, whose translation MKVLGISGSMRANGNTAQLINVILDRVKEAGIETEYISLADKEIRPCTGCEVCRTAKWCATEDDDWASIVDRILECEVLVLGSPTYYYDVNGQLKNFIDRTYSLYHDRRLAGRKAVAVTVCGDRGCERALGTLEGFLNTHEFAYLGYVCGKGSAPGDIRRDERAMQKARDVAGTIVNLLQPSD comes from the coding sequence ATGAAGGTTCTCGGCATTTCAGGCAGCATGCGCGCGAACGGGAATACCGCACAGCTCATCAACGTCATCCTCGATCGCGTGAAAGAGGCGGGGATCGAGACCGAGTACATCTCACTTGCCGATAAGGAGATCCGACCGTGTACCGGGTGCGAGGTCTGCCGGACGGCAAAGTGGTGCGCTACCGAAGACGATGACTGGGCATCAATCGTCGATCGGATCCTCGAGTGCGAGGTGCTGGTGCTCGGGTCGCCGACCTACTACTACGATGTGAACGGGCAGCTGAAGAACTTCATCGACCGGACATACTCCCTCTACCACGACAGACGGCTTGCCGGCAGAAAGGCCGTTGCAGTCACCGTCTGCGGAGACCGGGGATGCGAGCGGGCGCTCGGGACACTCGAAGGATTCCTTAACACCCACGAGTTCGCATACCTCGGCTACGTCTGCGGGAAGGGGTCTGCTCCGGGCGACATCAGGCGCGATGAGCGGGCGATGCAGAAAGCACGGGACGTTGCAGGGACCATTGTCAATCTTCTTCAGCCCTCGGACTGA